Proteins co-encoded in one Streptococcus ruminicola genomic window:
- a CDS encoding tyrosine-type recombinase/integrase, with product MSEKRRDNKGRILKTGESQRKDGRYLYKYIDSFGEPQFVYSWKLVATDRVPAGKRDCISLREKIAELQKDIHDGIDVVGKKMTLCQLYAKQNAQRPKVRKNTETGRKYLMDILKKDKLGVRSIDSIKPSDAKEWAIRMSENGYAYQTINNYKRSLKASFYIAIQDDCVRKNPFDFQLKAVLDDDTVPKTVLTEEQEEKLLAFAKADKTYSKNYDEILILLKTGLRISEFGGLTLPDLDFENRLVNIDHQLLRDTEIGYYIETPKTKSGERQVPMVEEAYQAFKRVLANRKNDKRVEIDGYSDFLFLNRKNYPKVASDYNGMMKGLVKKYNKYNEDKLPHITPHSLRHTFCTNYANAGMNPKALQYIMGHANIAMTLNYYAHATFDSAMAEMKRLNKEKQQERLVA from the coding sequence ATGTCAGAAAAAAGACGTGACAATAAAGGTCGAATCTTAAAGACTGGAGAGAGCCAACGAAAAGACGGAAGATACTTATACAAATATATAGATTCATTTGGAGAACCGCAATTTGTTTACTCGTGGAAACTTGTGGCTACAGACCGAGTACCAGCAGGAAAGCGTGATTGTATCTCACTTAGAGAGAAAATCGCAGAGTTACAGAAAGACATTCATGATGGTATTGATGTTGTAGGAAAGAAAATGACACTCTGCCAGCTTTACGCAAAACAGAACGCTCAAAGACCAAAGGTTAGAAAAAACACTGAAACTGGACGCAAATATCTTATGGATATTTTGAAGAAAGACAAGTTAGGTGTAAGAAGTATTGACAGTATTAAGCCATCAGACGCTAAAGAATGGGCTATTAGAATGAGTGAAAATGGTTATGCTTATCAAACCATCAATAACTACAAACGTTCTTTAAAGGCTTCATTCTATATTGCTATACAAGATGATTGTGTTCGGAAGAATCCATTTGACTTTCAACTGAAAGCAGTTCTTGATGATGATACTGTCCCTAAGACCGTACTAACAGAAGAACAGGAAGAAAAACTGTTAGCCTTTGCAAAAGCTGATAAAACCTACAGCAAAAATTATGATGAAATTCTGATACTCTTAAAAACAGGTCTTCGTATTTCAGAGTTTGGTGGTTTGACACTTCCAGATTTAGATTTTGAGAATCGTCTTGTCAATATAGACCATCAGCTATTGAGAGATACTGAAATTGGGTACTACATTGAAACACCAAAGACCAAAAGTGGCGAACGTCAAGTTCCTATGGTTGAAGAAGCCTATCAAGCATTTAAGCGAGTGTTAGCGAATCGAAAGAATGATAAGCGTGTTGAGATTGATGGATATAGTGATTTCCTCTTTCTTAATAGAAAGAACTATCCAAAAGTGGCAAGTGATTACAACGGCATGATGAAAGGTCTTGTTAAGAAATACAATAAGTATAACGAGGATAAATTGCCACACATCACTCCACATAGTTTGCGACATACATTCTGTACCAACTATGCAAATGCAGGAATGAATCCAAAGGCATTACAGTACATTATGGGACATGCTAATATAGCCATGACGCTGAACTATTACGCACATGCAACATTCGATTCTGCAATGGCAGAAATGAAACGCTTGAATAAAGAGAAGCAACAGGAGCGTCTTGTTGCTTAG
- a CDS encoding conjugal transfer protein — protein MRKEDLMMKFRKNQNKEKQIPKEKKPRVYKVNPHKKVVIALWVLLGLSFSFAIFKHFTAIDTHTIHETTIIEKEYVDTHHVENFVENFAKVYYSWEQSDKSIDNRMESLKGYLTDELQALNVDTVRKDIPVSSSVRGFQIWTVEPTGDNEFNVTYSVDQLITEGENTKTVHSAYIVSVYVDGSGNMVLVKNPTITNIPKKSSYKPKAIESEGTVDSITTNEINEFLTTFFKLYPTATASELSYYVNDGILKPIGKEYIFQELVNPIHNRKDNQVTVSLTVEYIDQQTKATQVSQFDLVLEKNGSNWKIVK, from the coding sequence ATGAGAAAGGAAGATTTAATGATGAAATTTAGAAAAAATCAGAATAAAGAAAAACAGATACCAAAGGAAAAGAAACCTCGTGTCTATAAGGTCAATCCTCATAAAAAGGTTGTGATTGCCTTGTGGGTACTTTTAGGGCTTAGTTTCAGCTTTGCGATATTCAAGCACTTTACAGCTATAGATACTCATACTATTCACGAAACAACTATCATAGAAAAGGAATACGTTGATACTCATCATGTAGAAAATTTTGTAGAGAACTTTGCGAAAGTCTACTATTCATGGGAGCAATCCGATAAGTCCATTGATAATCGAATGGAAAGTCTAAAAGGCTATCTGACAGATGAACTTCAAGCTCTCAATGTTGATACAGTACGCAAAGATATTCCTGTATCGTCTTCTGTAAGAGGATTTCAGATATGGACGGTAGAGCCAACTGGCGACAATGAGTTTAATGTAACCTACAGTGTAGACCAGCTCATTACAGAGGGAGAAAATACAAAGACCGTCCACTCTGCTTATATAGTGAGTGTCTATGTAGATGGTTCTGGAAATATGGTACTGGTTAAGAATCCGACCATTACCAACATACCTAAGAAATCAAGTTATAAACCAAAAGCCATTGAAAGTGAGGGGACGGTTGATTCCATTACAACCAATGAAATCAATGAGTTTTTAACGACGTTCTTCAAGCTCTATCCTACAGCGACAGCCAGTGAACTTTCCTACTATGTGAATGACGGGATATTAAAACCAATCGGAAAAGAGTACATCTTTCAAGAACTGGTAAATCCTATTCACAATCGTAAGGATAATCAAGTCACGGTATCGCTGACAGTGGAGTATATCGACCAGCAGACCAAAGCAACGCAGGTATCTCAATTTGATTTGGTACTTGAAAAGAACGGGAGTAATTGGAAGATTGTAAAATAA
- a CDS encoding lysozyme family protein, producing the protein MKLKTLVIGGSGLFLMVFSLLLFVAILFSDEQDSGISNIHYGGVNVSAEVLAHKPMVEKYAKEYGVEEYVNILLAIIQVESGGTAEDVMQSSESLGLPPNSLSTEESIKQGVKYFSELLASSERLSVDLESVIQSYNYGGGFLGYVANRGNKYTFELAQSFSKEYSGGEKVSYPNPIAIPINGGWRYNYGNMFYVQLVTQYLVTTEFDDDTVQAIMDEALKYEGWRYVYGGASPTTSFDCSGLTQWTYGKAGINLPRTAQQQYDVTQHIPLSEAQAGDLVFFHSTYNAGSYITHVGIYLGNNRMFHAGDPIGYADLTSPYWQQHLVGAGRIKQ; encoded by the coding sequence ATGAAGTTGAAAACTTTAGTGATTGGTGGTTCTGGATTATTCTTGATGGTCTTCTCACTGCTTCTGTTTGTTGCCATTTTATTTTCAGATGAACAGGACAGCGGAATTTCCAATATTCATTATGGAGGTGTGAATGTTTCCGCAGAAGTGCTGGCTCATAAGCCTATGGTAGAAAAATATGCCAAAGAATATGGCGTTGAAGAATATGTCAACATACTTCTTGCGATTATACAGGTGGAATCGGGCGGTACTGCGGAAGATGTTATGCAGTCCTCGGAATCCCTCGGTCTTCCACCTAATTCATTGAGTACAGAAGAATCCATTAAGCAAGGTGTGAAGTATTTCAGTGAATTATTAGCCAGTAGCGAAAGGCTCAGTGTAGATTTAGAATCGGTTATCCAGTCCTACAATTATGGTGGTGGTTTCTTAGGGTATGTGGCTAATCGTGGAAATAAATATACCTTTGAACTGGCTCAAAGTTTCTCAAAAGAGTATTCAGGTGGCGAAAAAGTGTCTTACCCCAATCCCATAGCCATACCTATCAATGGGGGCTGGCGATACAACTATGGCAATATGTTTTATGTGCAACTGGTAACGCAGTATCTTGTCACAACAGAGTTTGATGATGATACGGTACAAGCCATCATGGACGAAGCACTGAAATATGAGGGCTGGCGATACGTTTACGGTGGAGCTTCCCCGACTACTTCTTTTGATTGTAGCGGACTGACACAATGGACGTATGGAAAAGCTGGAATTAACTTACCACGAACCGCACAACAGCAATATGATGTGACCCAGCATATCCCACTATCGGAAGCACAAGCTGGCGATTTGGTTTTCTTTCATTCTACCTATAACGCTGGCTCTTATATTACTCATGTTGGGATATACCTTGGCAATAACCGTATGTTTCATGCAGGCGACCCAATCGGTTATGCCGACTTAACAAGCCCCTACTGGCAACAGCATTTAGTGGGAGCAGGACGAATCAAACAATGA
- a CDS encoding cysteine-rich KTR domain-containing protein: MCPVCGNKTRLKIREDTELKKFPLYCPKCRQENLIEIKQFKVTVITEPDAKTQSR, encoded by the coding sequence TTGTGTCCTGTATGTGGAAATAAAACACGATTAAAGATAAGGGAAGATACTGAATTAAAAAAATTCCCCCTCTATTGTCCGAAATGCAGACAAGAAAATTTAATTGAAATAAAGCAGTTCAAAGTAACTGTGATTACAGAGCCAGACGCAAAGACGCAGAGCCGATAA
- the rpsO gene encoding 30S ribosomal protein S15 encodes MAISKEKKNEIIAQYARHEGDTGSVEVQVAVLTWEINHLNEHIKQHKKDHATYRGLMKKIGHRRNLLAYLRRTDVNRYRELIASLGLRR; translated from the coding sequence ATGGCAATCTCAAAAGAGAAAAAAAATGAAATCATCGCTCAATACGCACGTCACGAAGGTGACACAGGTTCAGTTGAAGTTCAAGTAGCTGTTCTTACTTGGGAAATCAACCACCTTAACGAACACATTAAACAACACAAAAAAGACCACGCTACTTACCGTGGATTGATGAAAAAAATCGGTCACCGTCGTAACTTGTTGGCATACCTTCGCCGCACAGACGTTAACCGTTACCGCGAATTGATCGCATCACTTGGTCTTCGTCGTTAA
- a CDS encoding helix-turn-helix transcriptional regulator, which produces MRKKEDKYDFRAFGLAIKEARLKRGLTREQVGALIEIDPRYLTNIENKGQHPSIQVLYDLVSLLHVSVDEFFLPANNLVKSTRRLQIEKYMDSFTDKELSLMESLASGINEARNIED; this is translated from the coding sequence ATGCGTAAAAAAGAAGATAAATATGATTTTAGAGCCTTTGGTTTAGCCATTAAAGAAGCTCGATTGAAACGAGGTTTAACTCGTGAACAAGTGGGAGCATTGATTGAAATTGACCCACGGTACTTAACTAATATTGAAAATAAAGGGCAACACCCCAGCATACAAGTTCTTTATGACCTTGTATCGTTACTTCATGTTTCCGTTGATGAATTTTTCTTACCTGCTAATAACTTGGTAAAAAGCACCCGACGATTACAGATAGAGAAATACATGGATAGCTTTACAGACAAAGAACTATCCTTAATGGAATCTTTAGCCAGCGGTATCAACGAAGCAAGAAACATCGAAGACTAA
- a CDS encoding excisionase: protein MKQTDIPIWERYTLTIEEASKYFRIGENKLRRLAEENKNANWLIMNGNRIQIKRKQFEKIIDTLDAI from the coding sequence ATGAAGCAGACTGACATTCCTATTTGGGAACGTTATACCCTAACCATTGAAGAAGCGTCAAAATATTTTCGTATTGGCGAAAACAAGCTACGACGCTTGGCAGAGGAAAATAAAAATGCAAATTGGCTGATTATGAATGGCAATCGTATTCAGATTAAACGAAAACAATTTGAAAAAATTATAGATACATTGGACGCAATCTAG
- a CDS encoding CD3337/EF1877 family mobilome membrane protein, which translates to MKPSIVNRIKSNWTLKRLGKVAMTVAFTLVIAIFLLAMLGTVVQAAGLVDDTVNVANEYSRYPLENYQLDFYVDNSWGWLPWNWSDGIGKQVMYGLYAITNFIWTISLYVSNATGYLVQEAYSLDFISATADSIGKNMQTLAGVSANGFSTEGFYVGFLLLLILVLGVYVAYTGLIKRETTKAIHAIMNFVLVFILSASFIAYAPDYIKKINDFSSDISNASLSLGTKIVMPHSDSQGKDSVDLIRDSLFSIQVQQPWLLLQYNSSDIESIGIDRVESLLSTSPDSNNGEDREKIVAEEIEDRSNTNLTITKTINRLGTVFFLFVFNIGISIFVFLLTGIMIFSQVLFIIYAMFLPVSFILSMIPSFDGMSKRAITKLFNTILTRAGITLIITTAFSISTMLYTLSAGYPFFLIAFLQIVTFAGIYFKLGDLMSMFSLQSNDSQSVGSRVMRKPRMLMHAHMHRLQRKLGRSMTTLGAGSAIVTGKKGQSGSGSSARTQADHSRPDGKEKSTLGKRIGQTIGTVADTKDRMVDTASGLKEQVKDLPTNARYAVYQGKSKVKENVRDLTSSISQTKADRASGRKEQQEQRRKTIAKRRSEMEQVKQKKQPASSVHERPTTRQEQYHDEQTSKQSNIQTSYKESQQAKQERPAVKSDFSSPKVERQGNTVQEKTVQKPATSTTTADRTSQRPITKERPSTVQRVPLQNTRSRPPIKTATIKKVGKKP; encoded by the coding sequence GTGAAACCATCAATAGTAAACAGAATAAAATCAAACTGGACGCTGAAACGTCTAGGTAAAGTGGCAATGACAGTGGCTTTCACACTTGTGATTGCCATTTTTCTTTTAGCCATGCTGGGAACGGTGGTTCAAGCTGCGGGCTTGGTAGATGATACGGTCAATGTGGCAAATGAATACAGCCGATACCCACTTGAAAACTATCAACTGGATTTTTATGTGGATAATAGCTGGGGCTGGCTTCCGTGGAACTGGTCGGACGGGATTGGAAAACAGGTCATGTATGGACTGTATGCCATTACCAATTTTATTTGGACAATCAGTTTGTATGTTTCCAATGCGACAGGTTACTTAGTACAGGAAGCCTATTCCTTAGACTTCATTTCCGCTACAGCAGATTCCATTGGTAAGAATATGCAGACCTTAGCTGGTGTGAGTGCAAACGGATTTTCAACAGAGGGTTTCTATGTTGGATTCCTCTTACTCTTGATTTTGGTTCTTGGGGTTTATGTTGCCTATACGGGACTGATAAAGAGAGAAACCACAAAGGCAATTCATGCCATTATGAATTTTGTGCTGGTGTTTATCCTATCGGCTTCCTTTATTGCCTACGCTCCCGACTACATTAAAAAAATCAATGACTTTTCATCAGACATCAGTAATGCCAGTTTATCACTTGGCACGAAGATTGTCATGCCCCATTCCGATAGTCAAGGCAAGGACAGCGTGGACTTAATCAGAGATAGCCTGTTTTCCATACAGGTTCAGCAACCGTGGCTACTGCTTCAATACAACAGTTCAGACATTGAAAGTATCGGTATTGACCGTGTGGAAAGCCTGCTCTCCACCAGCCCAGATTCCAACAATGGCGAAGACAGAGAAAAAATTGTTGCGGAAGAAATTGAAGACAGAAGCAATACCAATCTAACCATTACAAAGACCATTAACCGTTTAGGTACAGTCTTCTTCCTATTTGTCTTCAATATTGGGATTTCCATATTTGTATTCCTATTAACAGGAATCATGATTTTCTCGCAGGTACTTTTTATCATCTATGCTATGTTTCTGCCTGTGAGCTTTATTTTAAGCATGATTCCATCATTTGATGGTATGTCAAAACGAGCCATAACAAAGCTCTTTAATACCATTTTGACACGAGCTGGAATCACATTGATTATTACGACAGCATTTAGTATTTCAACCATGCTCTATACCTTATCGGCTGGTTATCCGTTCTTTTTGATTGCTTTTCTACAGATTGTGACCTTTGCAGGAATCTACTTCAAGCTGGGCGATTTAATGAGTATGTTTTCTCTACAGAGTAACGATTCTCAAAGTGTGGGAAGTCGTGTGATGAGAAAACCTCGTATGCTTATGCACGCTCACATGCACCGTCTACAGCGGAAACTTGGACGTTCCATGACTACTCTAGGGGCTGGGTCTGCCATTGTTACAGGTAAAAAAGGACAGTCGGGTTCGGGGAGTTCTGCAAGGACACAAGCAGATCACTCCCGACCAGACGGAAAGGAAAAATCAACACTTGGAAAACGTATCGGTCAAACCATCGGTACAGTAGCTGATACCAAAGACAGAATGGTAGACACTGCTAGTGGTTTGAAAGAACAGGTTAAAGATTTGCCGACCAATGCAAGATATGCAGTATATCAAGGAAAATCCAAAGTAAAAGAGAATGTCCGTGATTTAACCAGTAGTATTTCTCAAACCAAAGCGGACAGAGCCAGTGGACGCAAGGAACAGCAGGAACAAAGGCGAAAAACCATTGCGAAGCGTCGCTCTGAAATGGAACAGGTCAAACAGAAAAAACAGCCTGCTTCTTCTGTTCATGAAAGACCGACTACAAGACAAGAACAATATCATGATGAACAGACCTCAAAACAGTCTAATATTCAGACTTCATATAAGGAATCTCAACAAGCCAAACAAGAGCGTCCAGCAGTTAAGTCCGATTTTTCAAGTCCAAAAGTGGAACGCCAAGGCAATACCGTTCAAGAAAAAACCGTTCAAAAGCCAGCAACTTCAACCACTACAGCAGATAGAACTTCACAACGTCCAATCACAAAAGAACGTCCGTCTACTGTTCAAAGAGTACCACTACAAAATACAAGAAGTAGACCACCAATCAAAACCGCCACCATTAAGAAAGTCGGTAAGAAACCATGA
- a CDS encoding sigma-70 family RNA polymerase sigma factor, giving the protein MKPSSFQTTIENQFDYICKRAMEDERKNYMLYLSRIAKREVSFSDVGDYLVSQFATTDNYSTDFQIFTLNGLSVGVENDLLSEALRELPDKKREILLLFYFMDMSDSEIADLLKLNRSTVYRHRTSGLALIKKFMEEFEE; this is encoded by the coding sequence ATGAAACCATCTTCTTTTCAGACCACAATAGAAAATCAGTTTGACTATATCTGTAAACGTGCTATGGAAGACGAGCGAAAGAATTATATGCTTTATCTTTCAAGGATTGCAAAGCGTGAGGTGTCCTTTTCGGATGTTGGCGATTATCTTGTTAGCCAGTTTGCGACAACAGATAACTATTCAACTGACTTTCAGATTTTTACACTCAATGGGTTATCAGTAGGCGTTGAAAATGATTTGTTGAGTGAAGCATTACGTGAGTTGCCAGACAAGAAACGTGAAATTCTACTGCTGTTTTACTTTATGGACATGAGCGATTCAGAAATTGCAGACCTGTTGAAATTGAACCGTTCTACTGTCTATCGGCATAGAACCAGTGGACTAGCCTTAATTAAAAAGTTTATGGAGGAATTTGAAGAATGA
- a CDS encoding helix-turn-helix domain-containing protein produces the protein MKTQYPMIPFPLIVKATDGDTEAINQILHHYRGYITKRSLRLMKDEYGNQSMVVDEVLRGRMETRLITKILSFEIK, from the coding sequence ATGAAAACACAATATCCTATGATTCCCTTTCCTCTCATTGTAAAGGCAACAGATGGCGATACCGAAGCGATTAACCAGATTCTACATCATTACAGAGGGTACATAACGAAGCGTTCCCTACGACTTATGAAAGATGAATATGGCAATCAAAGTATGGTCGTTGATGAAGTCTTACGTGGAAGAATGGAAACCAGACTGATTACAAAGATTTTGTCATTTGAAATTAAGTAA
- the tet(M) gene encoding tetracycline resistance ribosomal protection protein Tet(M), translating to MKIINIGVLAHVDAGKTTLTESLLYNSGAITELGSVDKGTTRTDNTLLERQRGITIQTGITSFQWENTKVNIIDTPGHMDFLAEVYRSLSVLDGAILLISAKDGVQAQTRILFHALRKMGIPTIFFINKIDQNGIDLSTVYQDIKEKLSAEIVIKQKVELYPNMCVTNFTESEQWDTVIEGNDDLLEKYMSGKSLEALELEQEESIRFQNCSLFPVYHGSAKNNIGIDNLIEVITNKFYSSTHRGQSELCGNVFKIEYTKKRQRLAYIRLYSGVLHLRDSVRVSEKEKIKVTEMYTSINGELCKIDKAYSGEIVILQNEFLKLNSVLGDTKLLPQRERIENPLPLLQTTVEPSKPQQREMLLDALLEISDCDPLLQYYVDSTTHEIILSFLGKVQMEVTCALLQEKYHVEVKIKKPTVIYMERPLKKAEYTIHIEEPPNPFWASIGLSVAPLPLGSGVQYESSVSLGYLNQSFQNAVMEGIRYGCEQGLYGWNVTDCKICFKYGLYYSPVSTPADFRMLAPIVLEQVLKKAGTELLEPYLSFKIYAPQEYLSRAYSDAPKYCANIVDTQLKNNEVILSGEIPARCIQEYRSDLTFFTNGRSVCLTELKGYHVTTGEPVCQPRRPNSRIDKVRYMFNKIT from the coding sequence ATGAAAATTATTAATATTGGAGTTTTAGCTCATGTTGATGCAGGAAAAACTACCTTAACAGAAAGCTTATTATATAACAGTGGAGCGATTACAGAATTAGGAAGCGTGGACAAAGGTACAACGAGGACGGATAATACGCTTTTAGAACGTCAGAGAGGAATTACAATTCAGACAGGAATAACCTCTTTTCAGTGGGAAAATACGAAGGTGAACATCATAGACACGCCAGGACATATGGATTTCTTAGCAGAAGTATATCGTTCATTATCAGTTTTAGATGGGGCAATTCTACTGATTTCTGCAAAAGATGGCGTACAAGCACAAACTCGTATATTATTTCATGCACTTAGGAAAATGGGGATTCCCACAATCTTTTTTATCAATAAGATTGACCAAAATGGAATTGATTTATCAACGGTTTATCAGGATATTAAAGAGAAACTTTCTGCCGAAATTGTAATCAAACAGAAGGTAGAACTGTATCCTAATATGTGTGTGACGAACTTTACCGAATCTGAACAATGGGATACGGTAATAGAGGGAAACGATGACCTTTTAGAGAAATATATGTCCGGTAAATCATTAGAAGCATTGGAACTCGAACAAGAGGAAAGCATAAGATTTCAGAATTGTTCCCTGTTCCCTGTTTATCACGGAAGTGCAAAAAACAATATAGGGATTGATAACCTTATAGAAGTGATTACGAATAAATTTTATTCATCAACACATCGAGGTCAGTCTGAACTTTGCGGAAATGTTTTCAAAATTGAATATACAAAAAAAAGACAACGTCTTGCATATATACGCCTTTATAGTGGAGTACTACATTTACGAGATTCGGTTAGAGTATCAGAAAAAGAAAAAATAAAAGTTACAGAAATGTATACTTCAATAAATGGTGAATTATGTAAAATCGATAAGGCTTATTCCGGGGAAATTGTTATTTTGCAAAATGAGTTTTTGAAGCTAAATAGTGTTCTTGGAGATACAAAGCTATTGCCACAGAGAGAGAGAATTGAAAATCCGCTCCCTCTGCTGCAAACAACTGTTGAACCGAGCAAACCTCAACAAAGGGAAATGTTACTTGATGCACTTTTAGAAATCTCCGACTGTGACCCGCTTCTACAATATTATGTGGATTCTACGACACATGAAATCATACTTTCTTTCTTAGGGAAAGTACAAATGGAAGTGACTTGTGCTCTATTGCAAGAAAAGTATCATGTGGAGGTAAAAATAAAAAAGCCTACAGTCATTTATATGGAAAGACCGTTAAAAAAAGCAGAGTATACCATTCACATCGAAGAGCCACCGAATCCCTTCTGGGCTTCCATTGGTCTTTCTGTAGCACCGCTTCCATTAGGGAGCGGAGTACAGTATGAGAGCTCGGTTTCTCTTGGATACTTAAATCAATCGTTTCAAAATGCAGTTATGGAAGGGATACGATATGGCTGTGAACAAGGATTGTATGGTTGGAATGTGACGGACTGTAAAATCTGTTTTAAGTATGGCTTATACTATAGCCCTGTTAGTACCCCAGCAGATTTTCGGATGCTTGCTCCTATTGTATTGGAACAAGTTTTAAAAAAAGCTGGAACAGAATTGTTAGAGCCATATCTTAGTTTTAAAATTTATGCACCACAAGAATATCTTTCACGAGCATATAGCGATGCTCCTAAATATTGTGCGAACATCGTAGACACTCAATTGAAAAATAATGAGGTCATTCTTAGTGGAGAAATCCCTGCTCGGTGTATTCAAGAATATCGTAGTGATTTAACTTTCTTTACAAATGGACGTAGTGTTTGTTTAACAGAGTTAAAAGGGTACCATGTTACTACCGGTGAACCTGTTTGCCAGCCCCGTCGTCCAAATAGTCGGATAGATAAAGTACGATATATGTTCAATAAAATAACTTAG